One Nicotiana sylvestris chromosome 12, ASM39365v2, whole genome shotgun sequence genomic window carries:
- the LOC104217367 gene encoding protein ELC-like, translating into MMPPPNSAQYTQQFLSSVLSQRGPSALPYTEDVKWLIRQHLLSLIETYPSLQPKTATFTHNDGRTVNLLQADGTVPMVYQDVTYNIPVIIWLMESYPRHSPLVFVNPTRDMIIKRPHQFVNPSGVVSIPYLQNWIYPSSNLVELARNLSHFFGRDPPLYAQRRPNPNPSPSPSPHPPPSTSFSNNNSPVGPGGVIRPAIPPRAFPQSPYGSGSTGRIMDDPSEVYKRNAIDKLVVRLHSDILGLREAREADMEGLFNAQGVLRQREERLNEGLKEMQDEKEGLEQQLQMVLMNSDVLEGWLRENEAKMTNLGNVDVDTAFEPCDHLSKQMLDCTASDLAIEDVIYSLDKAIQDGTVPFDQYLRNVRSLSREQFFHRATASKVRAAQMQAQVANMASRASSPYAL; encoded by the coding sequence ATGATGCCGCCACCGAATTCCGCCCAATACACTCAACAATTCCTCAGTAGCGTTCTCTCACAGCGCGGCCCTTCCGCACTTCCGTACACCGAAGACGTCAAATGGCTAATCCGGCAGCACCTGTTGTCGCTCATCGAAACTTATCCTTCACTTCAGCCTAAAACCGCAACTTTCACTCACAACGACGGCCGCACAGTTAATCTCTTACAAGCCGACGGCACCGTCCCGATGGTTTATCAAGACGTCACGTACAACATCCCCGTTATTATTTGGCTTATGGAATCTTACCCTCGTCACTCGCCTTTGGTGTTCGTGAATCCCACGCGTGACATGATCATCAAGCGCCCGCATCAGTTTGTGAATCCGTCCGGGGTTGTGTCGATCCCTTATTTGCAGAATTGGATTTACCCTAGCTCTAATCTCGTCGAATTGGCTCGTAATTTGAGTCATTTCTTTGGCCGTGATCCTCCGCTTTATGCCCAGCGTCgtccaaaccctaaccctagccctAGCCCGAGCCCTCATCCTCCACCCAGTACGAGTTTTTCGAATAATAATTCGCCGGTTGGGCCGGGTGGTGTAATTCGGCCTGCGATACCTCCTCGGGCATTTCCACAATCACCTTATGGGAGTGGTAGTACGGGGAGGATAATGGACGATCCATCAGAGGTTTATAAGAGGAATGCCATAGATAAGCTTGTTGTTAGGCTGCATAGTGATATATTAGGGTTGAGGGAAGCACGGGAGGCTGATATGGAGGGGTTGTTTAATGCTCAAGGAGTGTTGAGGCAGCGGGAGGAGCGATTGAAtgaaggtttaaaggaaatgcAGGACGAGAAGGAGGGTTTAGAGCAGCAATTACAGATGGTTCTGATGAATAGTGATGTATTAGAGGGATGGCTGAGAGAAAACGAGGCGAAAATGACAAATTTAGGGAATGTGGATGTGGATACAGCGTTTGAGCCGTGCGATCATCTTTCCAAGCAGATGCTGGATTGCACGGCATCTGATTTGGCGATTGAGGATGTGATTTATTCGTTGGACAAAGCTATACAGGACGGGACAGTACCTTTTGATCAGTACTTGAGGAACGTTAGGTCGTTGTCACGCGAGCAATTCTTTCATCGCGCCACTGCATCAAAGGTTAGGGCTGCTCAGATGCAGGCTCAAGTTGCTAATATGGCTTCTAGAGCATCATCGCCTTATGCATTGTAA